A single Nostoc sp. PCC 7107 DNA region contains:
- a CDS encoding ABC transporter permease, which produces MNWWQRLKKNPLARFGAILLLIFYVAVIAADFVAPYDPYISQPNGSLLPPTKIYWVSQSSKKFIGPHIYPTTQGNTDINTGDRQLIVDFTKPSPLRLFISGPEYHLLQMSLPLPPKWDEVTVFSGIPLNWHLFGADNGVRLNIFGTDDQGRDQFSRLLHGGRISLFIGIIGVVFTFPLGLLLGGISGYFGGWLDSVIMRFAEVLMTFPSIYLLVTLGAVLPPGLSSTQRFLLIVIITSVISWAGLARVIRGQVLSIKEREFVQAARAMGGNPLYIIVRHVLPQTATYVIISATLSVPSFISAEAVLSLIGLGIQQPDPSWGNMLTLASNASILVLQPWLIWPPAVLIILTVLAFNLLGDGLRDALDPRSLQR; this is translated from the coding sequence ATGAATTGGTGGCAAAGACTGAAGAAAAATCCTTTGGCGCGATTTGGAGCAATTTTACTGTTAATTTTCTATGTAGCGGTGATTGCAGCTGATTTCGTTGCTCCTTACGACCCATATATTTCACAGCCAAATGGTTCACTGCTACCACCAACAAAAATTTATTGGGTTTCCCAGTCTTCCAAAAAATTTATCGGCCCGCATATTTACCCCACAACTCAAGGTAATACTGATATAAATACAGGCGATCGCCAATTAATTGTAGATTTTACTAAGCCCTCTCCTTTACGTTTATTTATATCTGGGCCGGAATACCATCTATTACAGATGAGTTTACCACTACCACCCAAATGGGATGAAGTCACAGTTTTTTCGGGAATTCCCTTAAATTGGCATTTATTTGGCGCAGATAATGGCGTAAGATTGAACATTTTTGGCACTGATGACCAAGGACGTGACCAATTCAGTCGGTTGCTACATGGTGGCCGCATTAGTTTGTTTATTGGGATTATCGGCGTAGTTTTTACTTTCCCTCTAGGTCTGCTATTGGGTGGGATTTCGGGCTATTTTGGGGGTTGGCTAGATAGTGTCATCATGCGTTTTGCAGAAGTCCTGATGACTTTCCCCAGTATTTATCTGTTGGTGACATTAGGTGCAGTTTTACCACCTGGCTTAAGTAGTACCCAGCGCTTTTTATTAATTGTCATTATTACTTCTGTTATTAGTTGGGCTGGTTTAGCTAGGGTAATTCGAGGACAGGTACTTTCTATTAAAGAACGGGAATTTGTTCAAGCTGCACGGGCAATGGGTGGAAATCCACTTTACATCATTGTCCGTCACGTTCTGCCTCAAACTGCTACTTATGTAATTATTTCTGCAACCTTATCAGTTCCTAGTTTTATTAGTGCTGAAGCTGTATTAAGTTTGATTGGTTTAGGAATTCAACAGCCAGATCCTTCTTGGGGTAATATGCTCACCCTAGCCAGTAATGCTTCAATTTTGGTACTCCAACCTTGGTTAATTTGGCCGCCAGCGGTGCTAATTATTTTGACAGTATTAGCATTTAACTTACTAGGTGATGGCTTAAGAGATGCTCTCGATCCCCGCAGTTTGCAAAGATAA
- a CDS encoding response regulator, with translation MQPEPQVNILLVDDKLENLLALEAILERLGEKLVKATSGAEALRCLLHQDFAVILLDVQMPGMDGFETANLIRSRERSRQTPIIFLTAFSTSDQMLFKGYALGAVDYLLKPIDTNILISKVTVFVELFKKTQAIKEQANQLAAVNAELRQSEERFRSLSTCSPVGIFEMDTDGKCRYTNPHYQAICGLTAVESLEKQWLEFVHPNDQERAIASWSKYLDIGSQNYSEDFQFLPANGHLRWVQVRSSRMVSAQGKLLGYVGTLEDITERKQAEEVRAQVIREQTARQEAEAANRMKDEFLAVLSHELRTPLTSMLGWSKILRSKKLDDKATAKALEAIERNATSQVQLIEDILDVSRIIRGQLKLNLCAVNLISVMEAALEAVRPLAEAKNIQINTILDSSIGSVCGDPVRLQQVVWNLLTNAIKFTPKDGNVAVHVELMQLTGKESSRQVPAGEIVLSSGLSPIRFFTSSYAQIQIIDTGIGIEPDFLPKVFERFRQADSTTTRSHNGLGLGLAIVRHLVELHSGIILADSPGKGQGATFTLRLPLMPSSSIDGKAENSPSCTVDTTPLAGLKVLVVDDETDSRNFLAFMFEEYGANATAVASVDTALAILEQTKPHILVSDISISGQDSYNLIQTIRALAPENGGNIPAIALTAFSREEDRLKILAAGFQHYLTKPIDPENLINVVTSVIKKNSAVRIQQSE, from the coding sequence ATGCAGCCTGAACCGCAAGTCAACATCCTTTTGGTAGATGACAAACTAGAAAATTTGTTGGCCTTAGAAGCAATTTTAGAAAGACTGGGAGAAAAGTTAGTAAAAGCCACTTCTGGAGCAGAAGCTTTGCGGTGTCTTCTGCATCAAGATTTTGCGGTAATTTTGCTGGATGTGCAAATGCCGGGAATGGATGGCTTTGAAACTGCTAACCTGATTCGTAGTCGAGAGCGATCGCGACAAACTCCAATTATTTTTCTGACAGCCTTTAGCACCAGTGACCAAATGCTATTTAAAGGTTATGCTCTGGGTGCAGTTGATTATTTGCTTAAACCCATAGATACGAATATATTAATATCAAAAGTTACAGTCTTTGTTGAGCTATTTAAAAAAACTCAAGCTATTAAAGAACAAGCAAATCAACTAGCAGCTGTTAATGCAGAACTACGTCAAAGTGAAGAGCGATTTCGTTCCCTTAGCACTTGTTCTCCTGTGGGTATTTTTGAAATGGATACAGATGGCAAATGTAGGTATACAAATCCTCACTATCAGGCCATTTGTGGTTTGACTGCGGTAGAAAGTTTAGAAAAACAATGGCTCGAATTTGTTCATCCAAATGATCAAGAACGGGCGATCGCTAGTTGGTCTAAATATCTCGATATAGGTAGCCAAAACTACTCGGAAGATTTTCAATTTCTCCCAGCTAATGGTCATCTTCGTTGGGTACAGGTGCGTTCATCACGCATGGTTTCGGCTCAAGGAAAATTGCTGGGATATGTCGGTACTCTCGAAGACATTACAGAACGCAAGCAAGCTGAAGAAGTCCGCGCCCAAGTAATTCGAGAACAAACAGCTAGACAAGAAGCAGAAGCCGCAAATCGGATGAAGGATGAGTTTCTCGCAGTGCTGTCTCATGAACTCCGTACACCGTTGACTTCGATGCTTGGCTGGTCAAAAATTCTGCGTTCTAAGAAACTGGATGATAAAGCCACCGCTAAAGCTTTAGAAGCAATTGAACGCAATGCCACATCTCAGGTGCAACTCATTGAAGATATTTTAGATGTATCGCGGATTATTCGCGGTCAACTAAAACTGAATTTATGTGCGGTGAACTTAATTTCTGTAATGGAAGCAGCCCTAGAAGCAGTGCGCCCCTTAGCAGAAGCTAAAAACATTCAAATCAATACGATTCTCGATTCTTCCATTGGTTCAGTTTGCGGTGATCCAGTCCGTTTACAACAAGTAGTCTGGAATCTCCTAACTAATGCCATTAAGTTTACACCCAAAGATGGTAATGTTGCCGTCCATGTAGAACTGATGCAACTCACAGGTAAGGAGTCTAGTAGGCAAGTTCCCGCTGGGGAAATTGTACTCTCCTCTGGCTTGTCTCCCATACGATTTTTTACATCTTCCTATGCTCAAATTCAGATAATTGATACAGGTATTGGCATCGAACCAGACTTTTTACCCAAAGTATTTGAACGATTCCGTCAGGCAGACAGTACTACTACGCGATCGCACAACGGATTAGGCTTAGGACTAGCGATTGTGCGACATCTGGTAGAACTACACAGTGGCATAATTCTCGCAGATAGCCCAGGTAAAGGACAAGGCGCAACTTTTACCTTAAGACTACCACTGATGCCAAGCAGCAGTATTGATGGTAAAGCCGAAAATTCTCCTTCTTGTACAGTGGATACTACACCCCTAGCCGGATTAAAGGTCTTGGTTGTAGATGATGAAACCGATAGCCGGAATTTTTTAGCATTTATGTTTGAAGAGTATGGCGCAAATGCTACAGCAGTGGCATCAGTTGATACAGCCTTGGCAATCCTCGAACAAACAAAGCCTCATATCCTCGTTAGCGACATCAGTATATCAGGTCAAGATAGTTACAATTTAATCCAAACAATCCGCGCCTTAGCACCCGAAAATGGTGGTAACATTCCCGCGATCGCTTTAACTGCTTTTTCCCGCGAAGAAGACCGCTTAAAAATTCTCGCCGCGGGCTTTCAGCATTACTTAACTAAACCGATTGACCCTGAAAATTTGATTAATGTAGTTACTAGTGTTATCAAGAAGAATTCAGCAGTCAGAATTCAGCAGTCAGAATAA
- the leuD gene encoding 3-isopropylmalate dehydratase small subunit, with protein sequence MGSEVKQVSGQAIPLVGNDIDTDRIIPARFLKAITFDGLGENAFIDDRTALKGEHPFDQPQYQNANVLIVNRNFGCGSSREHAPQAIAKWGIKALIGESFAEIFLGNCVAIGVPCVTAEAATVKKLQELVTANPQATLTVNLETLQVQLGDFTAPVFMGEGSRNMFVSGSWDACGQLVANAEQIRATATKLPYVGWGKLAAS encoded by the coding sequence ATGGGAAGTGAAGTTAAACAAGTATCGGGGCAAGCCATACCTTTAGTTGGTAATGATATTGATACAGACCGGATTATTCCAGCCCGTTTTTTAAAGGCGATTACCTTCGATGGTTTGGGCGAAAACGCGTTTATCGATGACCGCACAGCTTTAAAAGGTGAACATCCTTTTGATCAACCCCAATATCAAAATGCCAATGTGTTAATTGTGAACCGTAACTTTGGCTGCGGTTCATCACGAGAACACGCACCTCAAGCGATCGCAAAATGGGGTATTAAAGCTTTAATTGGTGAAAGCTTTGCGGAAATCTTCTTGGGTAATTGTGTGGCTATTGGTGTACCTTGCGTCACGGCTGAGGCGGCGACTGTAAAAAAACTCCAAGAATTAGTAACAGCTAATCCCCAAGCAACGCTAACAGTAAATTTAGAAACCTTACAAGTGCAACTGGGTGACTTTACCGCACCAGTTTTCATGGGTGAAGGTTCGAGAAATATGTTTGTTTCTGGTAGTTGGGATGCTTGCGGTCAGTTAGTTGCTAACGCTGAACAAATTCGCGCTACAGCTACAAAATTACCTTATGTCGGGTGGGGTAAGTTAGCTGCGAGTTAA
- the leuC gene encoding 3-isopropylmalate dehydratase large subunit, protein MSKGTLFDKVWDLHTVGTLPSGLTQLFIGLHLIHEVTSPQAFAMLRERGLKVLFPQRTVATVDHIVPTDNQARPFADSVAEAMIQALEQNCQENDLTFYNIGSGNQGIVHVIAPELGLTQPGMTIACGDSHTSSHGAFGAIAFGIGTSQVRDVLASQTLALAKLKVRKIEVNGTLNPGVYAKDVILHVIRTLGVKGGVGYAYEFAGTTFEQMNMEERMTVCNMAIEGGARCGYVNPDQITYDYLQDRDFAPKGADWDQAVSWWESIKSESDAEYDDVVVFNAAEIPPTVTWGITPGQGIGINQFIPKPEELPEEDRFVAEEAYRYMDLLPGQPIKGTKIDVCFIGSCTNGRISDLREAAKIAQGRRVAEGVKAFVVPGSERVKAAAEAEGLDKIFAAAGFEWREPGCSMCLAMNPDKLQGRQISASSSNRNFKGRQGSSSGRTLLMSPAMVATAAITGEVADVRDLL, encoded by the coding sequence ATGAGCAAAGGCACCCTGTTTGATAAAGTTTGGGACTTACACACCGTTGGTACACTTCCTTCAGGGCTGACGCAACTATTTATCGGCCTGCATCTAATTCATGAAGTTACCAGTCCCCAAGCCTTTGCGATGTTGCGCGAACGAGGTCTGAAGGTACTGTTTCCCCAACGCACCGTAGCTACAGTAGATCACATTGTTCCCACAGATAACCAGGCACGTCCTTTTGCCGATAGCGTGGCAGAAGCAATGATTCAAGCCCTGGAACAGAATTGTCAAGAAAATGACTTAACTTTTTATAATATTGGTTCCGGTAATCAAGGTATAGTCCACGTCATCGCCCCAGAATTAGGATTAACCCAGCCAGGAATGACGATCGCCTGTGGTGATAGTCATACATCCAGTCATGGTGCATTTGGAGCGATCGCTTTTGGGATTGGAACAAGCCAAGTTCGTGATGTTCTCGCCTCGCAAACCCTCGCCCTCGCTAAACTCAAAGTCCGCAAAATTGAAGTTAACGGCACTCTTAACCCCGGCGTTTATGCCAAAGATGTGATTCTGCACGTTATCCGCACCCTCGGTGTAAAAGGTGGTGTTGGTTACGCCTACGAATTTGCTGGGACGACCTTTGAACAGATGAACATGGAAGAACGCATGACAGTCTGTAATATGGCGATCGAAGGTGGTGCAAGATGTGGTTACGTCAATCCTGATCAAATTACCTACGATTATCTCCAAGATAGAGACTTTGCCCCCAAAGGTGCTGATTGGGATCAAGCAGTAAGTTGGTGGGAATCTATTAAAAGTGAGTCTGATGCAGAATATGATGATGTAGTTGTTTTCAACGCAGCCGAGATTCCCCCTACTGTCACCTGGGGAATTACCCCCGGTCAAGGTATTGGAATTAATCAGTTCATCCCCAAACCCGAAGAACTTCCTGAAGAAGACCGCTTTGTTGCTGAAGAAGCTTATCGCTATATGGATTTGTTACCCGGTCAACCCATTAAAGGCACAAAAATTGATGTCTGCTTTATTGGTAGCTGCACTAACGGGAGAATTAGCGACCTCAGAGAAGCAGCAAAAATTGCCCAAGGTCGCCGTGTAGCAGAAGGAGTCAAAGCCTTTGTTGTCCCCGGTTCCGAACGAGTGAAAGCAGCAGCCGAAGCCGAAGGATTAGACAAAATCTTTGCCGCAGCGGGTTTTGAATGGCGCGAACCAGGGTGTTCAATGTGTTTAGCCATGAACCCCGACAAACTCCAAGGTAGACAAATCAGTGCTTCTTCTTCTAACCGCAACTTTAAAGGAAGACAAGGTTCATCCTCTGGTCGCACATTACTGATGAGTCCGGCGATGGTGGCGACGGCGGCCATTACAGGCGAAGTTGCTGATGTACGCGACTTGCTGTAG
- a CDS encoding ATP-binding protein, with protein sequence MEPLIVPGTLESLTAIAEYVMTAAAVAGLDKKTSYNLRLAVDEIATNTIIYGYGKATFPGCLNVQAHLEEECLKIFLEDSGDRFDPTQQSAPDNFCQPLERRLAGGLGIYLTMQSVDKFIYERFGELNRNIFVVNRKSCQMFS encoded by the coding sequence ATGGAACCTTTGATTGTACCTGGAACACTCGAATCATTAACCGCGATCGCCGAATATGTCATGACAGCAGCAGCAGTCGCGGGGTTGGATAAAAAAACGTCTTACAACTTACGCCTAGCAGTAGATGAAATTGCTACTAATACTATTATCTATGGTTATGGAAAAGCCACATTTCCTGGTTGTTTGAATGTGCAAGCGCATTTGGAAGAGGAATGTTTAAAAATTTTTTTGGAAGATAGTGGCGATCGCTTCGATCCCACTCAACAATCAGCCCCAGATAATTTTTGTCAGCCTTTAGAACGAAGATTAGCAGGAGGTTTGGGAATTTACTTAACTATGCAAAGCGTTGATAAATTTATCTATGAACGATTTGGAGAGCTTAATCGTAATATCTTTGTGGTAAATCGAAAATCATGCCAGATGTTTAGTTGA
- a CDS encoding anti-sigma factor antagonist (This anti-anti-sigma factor, or anti-sigma factor antagonist, belongs to a family that includes characterized members SpoIIAA, RsbV, RsfA, and RsfB.), which translates to MSFHTTLKINQRTAIITLLGELDANSAPLFQKEIEKTVAVNPDKLVLMMQKLDYMSSAGLRVLIFAKQKMGANVDICMVGLQEQVIDTLNKTGCNQGVILLDEYVEEQVFSS; encoded by the coding sequence ATGTCATTCCACACTACACTGAAAATTAACCAACGTACCGCCATAATCACTCTCTTAGGAGAGTTAGATGCCAATTCTGCACCACTTTTCCAGAAGGAAATAGAGAAAACTGTGGCAGTCAATCCCGACAAGTTAGTTCTGATGATGCAGAAATTGGATTATATGTCCAGCGCTGGTTTGCGAGTGCTGATTTTTGCTAAACAAAAAATGGGAGCAAACGTTGATATCTGTATGGTGGGACTACAAGAACAAGTAATTGACACTTTGAATAAGACAGGATGCAATCAAGGTGTGATTCTTCTAGATGAATATGTTGAAGAGCAAGTATTTTCAAGCTAA
- the glgX gene encoding glycogen debranching protein GlgX: protein MKLRIDTHPTHTYANFKLQRGRPFPFGATLVPGGVNFSIFSSHAKSCTLVLFKKYELEPMIEIPFSKEFRIGYVYCMVVFDLDYENIEYGYRMDGLFNPSEGHWFDQTKILCDPYAKVIGGRDVWGETPNWHDKYQHRARIVVDDFDWEDDHPLEIPSEDLIIYEMHVRSFTRHSSSGVKHPGTFAGICEKIPYLKQLGVNAIELMPIYEFDEFENSRIHPQTGERLFNYWGYSTVGFFAPKAGYAATGKFGMQVDELKALIKELHKNGIEVILDVVFNHTAEGNDRGPYISFRGIDNKTYYMLTPDGYYYNFSGCGNTLNCNNPIVRNVVLDCLRYWVAEYHIDGFRFDLASILGRDPGGAPLKNPPLLETLAFDPILGKCKLIAEAWDAGGLYQVGSFPAFGRWAEWNGKYRDCIRQFLKGEAGQVGEIAQRLQGSPDLYAWEGRNPATSINFITCHDGFTLMDLVSYNDKHNEANNENNNDGSNDNYSWNCGWEGYTDDSAINALRKRQIKNAVAMLMVSQGIPMILMGDEMGRTQNGNNNTYCHDNELNWLDWQLLETNRDLWRFFQNCIAFRKLYPVLRNRYHFQNQNCLITDCTDISWHGTQAWNADWSDQSRILALMLFSKYIQQGKLLDNYIYVAMNMSWQTCWFEVPELPTEMKWHIFANTSAIYPEDCWEIGTEPILTNQQGLLVSDRSVVILIGK, encoded by the coding sequence ATGAAATTGCGAATCGACACACATCCAACTCATACTTACGCTAATTTTAAGTTGCAACGTGGACGACCATTTCCTTTTGGTGCCACTTTAGTACCAGGAGGTGTGAACTTTTCGATTTTTTCCAGTCATGCTAAATCTTGTACTTTAGTGTTGTTTAAAAAGTATGAACTGGAACCAATGATCGAAATTCCCTTTTCAAAGGAATTTCGCATAGGTTATGTCTACTGTATGGTGGTATTTGATTTAGATTATGAAAATATCGAATACGGCTACAGGATGGATGGTTTGTTTAATCCTTCAGAAGGTCACTGGTTTGATCAAACAAAAATCCTCTGTGATCCTTACGCAAAAGTCATCGGCGGCCGAGATGTCTGGGGAGAAACACCAAATTGGCATGACAAGTACCAGCATCGTGCCAGGATTGTGGTTGATGATTTTGATTGGGAAGATGACCATCCTCTAGAAATTCCCTCAGAGGATCTGATTATTTATGAAATGCACGTCCGCAGTTTTACTCGTCATTCTTCCTCCGGGGTCAAGCATCCAGGAACGTTTGCCGGGATCTGCGAAAAAATTCCCTACCTAAAACAGCTAGGTGTCAATGCTATTGAACTGATGCCTATTTATGAATTTGATGAGTTTGAAAACAGCCGCATTCATCCCCAAACAGGAGAGAGACTGTTCAATTATTGGGGTTACAGTACCGTTGGCTTTTTTGCTCCCAAGGCTGGTTATGCAGCTACAGGTAAATTTGGGATGCAGGTTGATGAACTCAAAGCTCTCATTAAGGAGTTACACAAAAATGGTATTGAAGTAATTCTCGATGTTGTTTTTAACCATACTGCGGAAGGAAACGATCGCGGCCCTTATATTTCGTTTCGCGGTATTGACAATAAAACTTACTATATGCTTACCCCGGATGGGTATTACTATAACTTCTCAGGTTGTGGTAATACATTAAACTGTAACAATCCAATTGTTCGCAATGTTGTTTTAGATTGTCTGCGGTACTGGGTGGCGGAATATCACATTGATGGTTTCCGCTTTGATTTGGCATCGATTTTAGGGCGTGATCCTGGGGGTGCGCCGTTGAAAAATCCACCATTGTTAGAAACACTGGCCTTTGACCCGATTTTAGGTAAGTGTAAACTCATTGCTGAAGCTTGGGATGCAGGTGGCCTTTATCAGGTCGGCTCTTTCCCTGCTTTTGGTCGCTGGGCAGAATGGAACGGCAAATATCGTGACTGTATTCGCCAATTCCTCAAAGGTGAGGCGGGACAAGTAGGTGAAATAGCCCAAAGGCTACAAGGTTCACCTGATCTTTATGCTTGGGAAGGTCGCAATCCGGCGACATCTATTAATTTTATTACTTGCCATGATGGGTTTACCTTGATGGATTTGGTTTCCTACAATGACAAGCATAACGAAGCTAACAATGAAAATAACAATGATGGTAGCAATGATAACTACAGTTGGAACTGTGGTTGGGAAGGCTATACCGATGATTCAGCTATTAATGCTTTGCGAAAACGGCAAATTAAAAATGCTGTAGCAATGTTGATGGTTAGCCAGGGTATACCCATGATTTTGATGGGTGATGAAATGGGACGCACCCAAAATGGCAACAATAATACTTATTGTCATGATAATGAACTAAATTGGTTGGATTGGCAATTATTAGAAACCAATCGAGATTTGTGGCGATTTTTTCAAAATTGTATTGCTTTTCGCAAACTTTATCCTGTGCTGCGAAATCGCTACCACTTCCAAAATCAAAACTGTTTAATTACTGACTGTACCGACATTAGCTGGCATGGAACTCAAGCTTGGAATGCTGATTGGTCAGATCAGAGTCGGATTCTTGCATTGATGCTGTTTAGTAAATATATTCAACAAGGAAAGCTATTAGATAACTACATTTATGTAGCTATGAATATGAGTTGGCAGACATGCTGGTTTGAAGTCCCAGAATTGCCGACAGAAATGAAGTGGCATATCTTTGCTAATACTAGTGCTATTTACCCAGAGGATTGTTGGGAAATTGGCACCGAGCCGATTTTGACGAATCAGCAAGGATTACTTGTAAGCGATCGCTCTGTGGTTATTTTAATAGGCAAGTAA
- a CDS encoding PP2C family protein-serine/threonine phosphatase, with translation MQVQQKSTEEIISQLALMQQEISELKIAKIALDAQTQMLEKLIEMAETPELEHVLNVTLEQVVDISIQVTGAESSYLVLFNEHSVIKNKIFKHLYLDSLEQQNLIHRVLEQEYFTWVVNHPVVTAIPDTFPYKRLKILPECPPFARSVLSVPIFKHGQLLAVLTLMHSQAEFFNTTSVSIMEMMAKQIALAIDYARFYGQLETYSQALKLDLEQGRQIQQNFLPQPVPGLTGWEFASFFQPARQLGGDFYDTFLFPDGSIGLVIGDVCDKGVGAALFMGLFRSLLRIFSEQTFSNANISPTQAVILTNNYIAQNHSELCMFATIFFGVLNPSTGLLTYVNAGHEPPIILRSSGVRQRLHPTGPCVGPTYNVHFQEQQIQIEPGDIILGYSDGVPDARSPKGDFFTEKRLLSLLEEPAPNAIALVDRIKKQLECHISEAEPFDDITILAVHQLAPPS, from the coding sequence ATGCAAGTTCAACAAAAATCAACAGAAGAAATCATCAGCCAATTAGCACTGATGCAGCAAGAAATCAGCGAACTGAAAATTGCCAAAATAGCACTTGATGCCCAAACACAAATGCTAGAAAAGCTCATTGAAATGGCTGAAACTCCAGAATTAGAACACGTTCTCAATGTAACTTTAGAGCAAGTTGTTGATATCTCCATTCAGGTGACAGGCGCTGAGAGCAGCTACCTTGTATTATTCAATGAGCATAGTGTTATTAAAAATAAAATCTTCAAACATCTTTATTTAGATTCATTAGAACAACAAAATTTAATTCATCGGGTTCTTGAGCAAGAATATTTTACCTGGGTCGTCAATCACCCTGTGGTAACAGCCATTCCCGATACCTTTCCATATAAACGTTTAAAAATTCTGCCTGAGTGTCCTCCATTTGCTCGCTCAGTCCTAAGTGTGCCAATTTTCAAACATGGGCAATTACTCGCTGTATTGACCTTGATGCACTCCCAAGCAGAGTTCTTTAATACAACATCAGTTAGCATCATGGAAATGATGGCTAAACAAATCGCTTTAGCTATAGACTATGCGCGATTTTATGGTCAGCTAGAAACTTATTCGCAAGCACTCAAACTTGATCTAGAACAAGGTCGGCAGATACAGCAAAATTTTCTCCCCCAACCAGTGCCAGGTTTGACAGGATGGGAATTCGCCTCTTTTTTCCAACCTGCCCGTCAACTAGGTGGCGATTTTTACGATACTTTCTTATTTCCTGATGGCAGTATTGGATTAGTCATTGGTGATGTTTGCGATAAAGGAGTTGGAGCCGCACTGTTTATGGGTTTGTTCCGCAGTTTACTGAGAATTTTTTCTGAGCAAACCTTTAGCAATGCCAACATTAGTCCCACTCAAGCTGTGATTTTAACTAACAATTATATAGCCCAAAATCACAGCGAGTTATGTATGTTTGCCACCATCTTTTTTGGTGTTCTTAATCCATCCACAGGTTTATTGACCTATGTGAATGCAGGGCATGAACCACCAATTATTCTGCGTTCATCTGGTGTTAGACAGCGACTCCACCCAACAGGGCCTTGTGTAGGGCCAACGTATAACGTCCACTTTCAAGAACAGCAAATCCAAATTGAACCAGGCGATATCATCCTTGGTTACTCCGATGGGGTTCCTGATGCTCGCTCTCCCAAAGGTGATTTCTTCACCGAGAAACGATTGTTATCCCTGCTGGAAGAACCCGCCCCTAATGCTATAGCCCTTGTAGACCGAATCAAAAAGCAACTAGAGTGTCACATATCAGAAGCAGAACCGTTTGATGACATCACGATTTTAGCTGTACACCAACTAGCGCCGCCTAGTTAA
- a CDS encoding anti-sigma factor antagonist (This anti-anti-sigma factor, or anti-sigma factor antagonist, belongs to a family that includes characterized members SpoIIAA, RsbV, RsfA, and RsfB.), which yields MDININTVGDVTVIDITGEVDAKTAPTVQTKIIPLAQTRTKLLLKMDKVPYMSSAGLRLLLFLYRQVTAKDGQLVLVGLSEEIRDTMVVTGFLNFFATSENLESGLAALN from the coding sequence ATGGATATCAATATCAATACCGTTGGAGATGTGACAGTTATCGATATCACAGGTGAAGTAGATGCAAAAACAGCACCAACTGTACAAACAAAAATCATTCCGTTAGCTCAAACTCGAACTAAGCTTCTCCTCAAGATGGACAAAGTTCCTTATATGTCTAGTGCAGGCTTAAGATTACTGTTGTTTTTGTATCGACAAGTAACTGCTAAAGACGGACAGCTTGTCTTAGTAGGACTTTCTGAAGAAATTCGGGATACTATGGTTGTCACTGGATTTCTCAACTTTTTTGCAACTAGTGAAAATTTAGAGTCAGGACTAGCTGCGCTGAATTAA